ACCGGATCGTACTTGCGCATCTGCATCTTGTCCGGCGTGTTGCGCTTGTTCTTGGTGGTGGTGTAGAAGTGACCGGTTCCGGCACTCGACACCAGCTTGATCTTTTCGCGTACTGCCTTGGCCATGGCTGTTCTCCCGTCAGACCTTTTCGCCACGGGCGCGCAGGTCGGCGAGGACCGCGTCGATGCCCTTCTTGTCGATGATGCGCATGCCCTTGCCGGAGACACGCAGCCGAACCCAGCGCTGCTCGCTCTCCACCCAGAACCGGTGGGTGTGCAGATTGGGCAGGAAGCGACGCTTGGTCTTGTTGTTGGCGTGGGAAACGTTGTTGCCGGAGATCGGCCGCTTCCCGGTGACCTGACAGACTTTCGACATGGCTTGAATCCTTGGTTCTGGGCCGGGTCCGGAAGAAAGAGCCGCGCATTATGTCAGAAGGCGCCGGGGCAGGCAAGGGCGCCCGGACCGGCGGCCGGCAGCCCTACAGCAGCCCCCGCTCGGCGAAGGAAACCGTCTCCCCGTCACCGATAACTATATGATCCAGCAGCCGGATGTTGACCAGCCCCAGGGCCTCGCGCAGGCGCTCGGTGATGGCCCGGTCGGCGGCGCTGGGCTCGGCCACGCCCGAGGGGTGGTTGTGGGCGAGAATGACGGCGGCGGCATGGCGGTCCAGCGCCAGCCGCACCACCTCGCGCGGGTGTACCTGGGCGCGGTCCAGGGTGCCGCGGAACAGCTCCTCGTAGTGCAGCACCCGGTGCCGGTTGTCGAGCAGCAGGCAGGCAAAGACCTCGACGGGATAGTCGCGCATGCGCGCGCTGAGATAGCGGCGGGTATCGTCGGGGTTGGCCAGGGCATCGCCGCGGTCGAGGCGCTCGCGCAGGTGGCGGCGGCCGATCTCCAGCGCCGCCTGCAGCTGCACGTACTTGGCCAGGCCGAGACCCTGGCCGGCGCAGAAGCGTTCCGGCGGCAGGTCCAGCAGGGCGCGCAGGCTGCCATGCTCGCGCAACAGGTCGCGCGCCAGGTCGAGCGCGCTGCGGCCCGGCACGCCGGTGCGCAGGAAGATGGCCAGCAGTTCGCTGTCGGAAAGGGCGTCTGCGCCCTGGCGCAACAGCTTTTCGCGCGGCCGGTCGGCTTCCGGCCACTGGTGGATGGGCATCCCCGTCGACCTCCCTGTCGTGGTTGCGGGGCGCAGTTTACCGAAAACGCCGGCGAACGCCAGGCCCTTGATCTCTGGTACACTTCCGGGCATGACCACGCTCACTGCCAAGCGCATCCTGGTCGGTGTCTCGGGTGGCATCGCCGCCTACAAGAGCGCCGAGCTGGTGCGCCTGTTGCGCGCCGCCGGGGCCGAGGTGCGGGTGGTGATGACGCCGGCCGCGACCCGCTTCATCACCCCACTGACGCTGCAGGCCCTGTCCGGTCACCCGGTTCGCGTGGAGTTGTTCGATGCCGGGGCCGAGGCCGGAATGGACCACATCCACCTGGCGCGCTGGGCCGATGCGGTGCTGGTGGCGCCGGCCAGTGCCGATCTGCTGGCGCGGCTGGCCGCGGGCCGGGCCGACGACCTGCTGACCACCCTGTGCCTGGCCACCCGCGCTCCCCTGCTGGTGGCCCCGGCCATGAACAGCGCCATGTGGGCACACCCCGCGACCCGGGACAATGTCGCGCGGCTGGCCGCGCGGGGCGTGACCCTGATCGGGCCTGCCGAGGGCGAGCAGGCCTGTGGCGAGACGGGGCCGGGGCGGCTGGTCGAGCCGCCGCAACTGGTGGCCGCGGTCGCCGGGCGGTTCCGGGCCGGGCTGCTGGACGGGGTGCGGGCGCTGATCACCGCCGGGCCGACCCGCGAGCCGGTGGACCCGGTGCGTTTCCTGACCAACCGCAGCTCCGGCAAGATGGGCTATGCGGTGGCGGCGGCACTGGCCGAAGCGGGTGCCTCGGTCACCCTGGTCAGTGGGCCGGTGGCGCTGGAGGTCCCCGACCGGGTGCGGTGCATCCGGGTCGAGCGGGCCGCGGAGATGGCCGAGGCGGTGCGGGCGCGGCTGGCGGAGATCGACCTGTTCGTGGCGGCGGCGGCGGTGGCCGACTACCGCCCGGCCGAGACGGCCCCGCACAAGCTCAAGAAACGGGCGGAGAGGATGGCGCTGCCGCTGGTGCGCACGCCCGACATCCTGGCCGAGGTCGCGGCTTCGACGCGGCCGCCGTTCACCGTCGGCTTCGCCGCCGAAACCGAGGACCTGGAACGGCATGCACGCGCCAAGCGCATGCTCAAGGGGGTGGACATGCTGGCCGCCAACCGGGTAGGCGCCGGCGAGGGTTTCGAGGTCGACGACAACGCGCTGCTGGTGGTCTGGGAAGGGGGGCAGGCCTGGCTGCCGCGCGCGCCCAAGCCGCAGTTGGCGCGTCGGCTGGTGCGGCTGATCGCGGAACGCTACAGGGAACGCAGGGAGGGGGCGCCGGGTACGCCCGCATCGACAGGTGATGAGAAAGATACAGCTTAGGATACTCGACGAGCGTCTGGGGCGAGAGTTTCCGCTGCCGGATTATGCCACCGAGGGCGCCGCGGGCATGGATCTGCGTGCCTGCATCGACGACACCCTCGAACTGGCGCCGGGGGAGACGCACCTGATCCCCACCGGCATCGCCATCCACATGGCCGACCCGGAGCTGGCTGCGGTGTTGCTGCCGCGCTCCGGGCTGGGCCACAAGCACGGCATCGTGCTCGGCAATCTGGTCGGCCTGATCGACTCGGATTACCAGGGCCAGGTGTTCGTGTCCTGCTGGAACCGGGGCAGTGAGTCCTTTACCATCGAACCGGGCGAGCGCATCGCGCAGATGGTCTTCGTGCCGGTGGTGCGGGCCGCCTTCGAGCGAGTCGACAGTTTCACCGACAGCGAACGCGGCGCCGGCGGTTTCGGTCACACTGGCCGCGCCTGAGCCGCGCGGAGTCAATCACAACAGGGAAAACGGGCAACGTGGGGATCAAGCTGCCGAAACTCTCCCGCCGCACGGCGAAGACCGCCGAGCCGGCACCCGCCAACGACGACACCACCGGCGAAGATCTGAGCGAGGACCTCGGCCGGGCCCGCTACGGCCTGGCGAGGCTGGGCCTGTTCATTGCACTCATGGGCGTGGTCGGCATCCTGGCCACCGGCTTCTTCTTCCAGCAGCAGGCGGCATCGACCGTGGCCGAGGCGCGCCGGCACGAGATCCGGATCACGGCCGAGAACCTGGCCGACCGCATCGGCGCCCTGTTCGCGGCCCATGCCGAGAAGATGGAGCTGCTGGCGCGTGACCCGGTCATCATCGAGCTGGCCAGCCGCCGCGATCCGAAGCTGATCGCTACCAAGGAGGCCGAACTCGGCTATCTGTTCCCGGAGGCGGTGCGGGTGCGCATCCTGCCGCCGGGACTGGACGAGGTGGACATGAGCACCTCGCCGCCGCTCAGTTATGCCGCGCTCGACATGCTGCGCCAGGCCGAGACCCGCGAGGCGCCGCCACCGGCCGAGGTGCACCTGTTCGGTACGCCGCAGCAGCACATCAACATGGTGCGACGCATCCTCAACACCAGCGGCCGGCGTATCGTCGGTCATCTGATGGTGAGTTTCCCGCTGCCCCTGCTGCAGGACGCCATGAATGCACCCAGGCTGGCGCAGGGCTATGGCGAGATCTGGCAGCTTTCCAGCAAGGGCGCGCCGCTGACGCTGGCCACCCGCGGCGACCGCGGGCTCCGGCAGGGTCCGCCCAGCGTGCGCGAGAAGATTCCCGGCACCCGCTGGGAGGTGGCCTACTGGGCGATGCCCGGCGGTCTGGGCGAATCCCTCACGGGCGTGGTGATCGTCGGTGGTTCGGCCTCGGTGGTGTATGTGTTGCTGCTGTACCTGTTGCTGCGCTGGTTCGGCCGGGTGTTGCGCGACGACCAGGTGCTGCTGCTGGGCGCAGTGCGCGACGGCATGGCCGGGCGGCTCGCGGAGCGCTACGAGATCCAGCTCCGGGAATGCGTGCCGGCCCTGGCCGGCATCCGCCGCCTGTTCGGTGGCGGCCCGGCGATCGGTGGCGGCGCCATCGAGCGCGCGGTGAACCGTGCCGCCGCCGATCAGGCAGCGGCTGCCCCGGTTGCCGCCGCGGCGCCGGCCGCGGACGACGGGGTACTGGCGGCGCCGGTGCTCGATCCGGACTTCGATCCCGCCGCCGCTGGCGACAAGGTGACGCTGGATCCCGCCATCTTCCGTGCCTACGACATCCGCGGCCTGGTCGACCGGAACCTGTCGCCCGCCGTGGTCTACCAGATCGGCCGGGCCATCGGCAGCGAGGCCCAGGCACGCGGCGAGTCCACCCTGGTGGTGGGGCGGGACGGCCGCCAGTCCAGCCCGGATCTGGCCGCCGCGCTGATTCGCGGCCTGCGCGCCAGCGGCGTCAGCGTGAAGGATATCGGCGAGGTGCCCACGCCGGTGCTGTACTTTGCCGCCGAATACCTGGATACCCGCTCCGGCGTGATGGTGACCGGCAGTCACAATCCGCCGGAGTACAACGGACTCAAGATCGTGCTCGCCGGCGAGACGCTGTCCGGCGAGGCCATTCAGGGCCTGCGCGAGCGCATCGAACGCGATGATCTCGCCTCCGGCAGCGGCGAGCTGGAAGCGGTGGAGGTGGTCGGTGACTACATCGAGCGCATTCGCGGCGACGTGCAGGTGGTGCGGCCGCTGAAGGTGGTGGTGGACTGCGGCAACGGTGTCGCCGGCGCGGTCGCCCCACGGCTGTTCGAGGCGTTGGGCTGCGAGGTGGTGCCCTTGTTCTGTGACGTGGACGGTCGCTTCCCCAACCATCACCCGGACCCCAGCCGCACCGAGAACCTGGCAGCGCTCATCCAGGCCGTACGCGAGCAGGGCGCGGACATCGGCATCGCCCTCGACGGCGACGGCGACCGCATCGGCGTGGTGGCCTCGGAAGGCGAGATCATCTGGCCCGATCGCCTGCTGATGCTGTATGCGATGGATCTGCTGGGCCGCAATCCCGGCGCCGAGATCATCTACGACGTCAAGAGTTCGCGCCATCTGGCCCGGATCATCCGCGACTTCGGCGGCATTCCCGAGATGTGGAAGACGGGGCATTCCTTCATCAAGGCACGGATGAAGGAAACCGGTGCCCTGCTGGCCGGCGAGATGAGCGGTCACATCTTCTTCGCCGAGCGCTGGTTCGGTTTCGATGACGGCCTCTATGCCGCGGCGCGGCTGTTCGAGATCCTGGCTGGCGATCACCGGTCCTCGAGCCAGGTGTTCGGCGCCCTGCCCGATGCCGTGAGTACGCCCGAGCTGACCATTCCGCTGGCCGAGGGTCAGCCGCAGGCGCTGATGGAGCGCATGATGGCCGAGCATGCGCGCTTCCTCTCCGATGGCGAGATCACCACCATCGACGGCATCCGCGCCGACTTCCCCGAGGGTTGGGGACTGGTGCGTGCATCCAATACCACGCCGTCGCTGGTGCTGCGCTTCGAGGCCGACGACGAGGCGGCGCTGGCGCGCATCCAGGGCCGTTTCCGCGCGCAGCTGCACGCGGTCGATCCGAACCTGGACCTGCCCTTCTGAACCTGCCGGAATCCGCAGCATGACACTGAACGCTGACCAGGCCCGCGACGTCGCCCGCGTACTGACCGAGGCGATGCCCTACATCCAGCGCTTCCGCGGCAAGACCGTGGTGATCAAGTACGGTGGCAACGCCATGGTCGACGAGGCCCTCAAGCAGGGCTTCGCGCGCGACGTGGTGCTGATGAAACTGGTCGGCATCCACCCGGTGGTCGTCCACGGCGGCGGGCCGCAGATCGGCCGGCTGCTGGAGCGCATCGGCAAGGAGAGCGAGTTCATCGAGGGCATGCGGGTGACCGATGCCGAGACCATGGATGTGGTGGAGATGGTGCTGGGCGGTCTGGTCAACAAGGAGATCGTCAACCTCATCAACCGTCACGGCGGCTGCGCGGTGGGTCTCACCGGCAAGGACGGCGACCTCATCCGCGCCCGCAAGCTCACCCTGTCACGCAGTTCGCCGGAGGTCGAGGCGCCTGAGATCATCGACCTCGGTCATGTCGGCGAGGTCGCCAGCATCGATACCTCGGTGGTGAACATGCTGGTGTCGGGCAACTTCATCCCGGTGATCGCGCCCATCGGGGTCGGCGAGGACGGGCGCTCCTACAACATCAATGCGGACCTGGTCGCCGGCAAGGTGGCCGAGGTGCTCGGGGCCGAGAAGCTCATCCTGCTCACCAACACCGCCGGGTTGCTGGACAAGTCCGGGCAGTTGCTGACGGGGCTGGACAGTGCGCGGGTCGATGCGCTGATCGCCGACGGCACCATCCACGGCGGCATGCTGCCCAAGATCCGCTGCGCGCTGGATGCGGTGAAGGCGGGCGTGAACGCGGCGCATATCATCGATGGCCGCGTCGTGCATGCAGTGCTGGTGGAGCTCTTCACCGACGAGGGTGTCGGTACCCTGATCCGCGCCTGACGGGTCGCCGCCTCAGCGCCGCCGGACGGCCTCCTCGGGCGGCTTTTCCTGGGCGGCCTTGAGTTCGCGGAAGCGACGGATGTCGGCCTCGAACTGCTTGCGGATGGCCTCCTGCTCGCGGCGCTTGGCGTCGATATAGTCCTTGTAGCGCTGGATCTGGGCCTTGGCGGCGACAATATCGTCCTGCAGCCTGGCCGGGATGGGCCTGCCGGCGCGTTCCAGTTCTGCGGCCTCCCGGGTGTAGTGGGCGAGGCTCTCCTCCAGGCTCTCGATGCGGCCCCGGGTCACCTTGATCACGGCGTCGATGGCGGCGATCTTGCCGTCGCGCGTCATCACCATGTCGTCCTCGGTGGTGAAGGTGGCCAGCAGCATGCGGTCGTGCGCGGCCGCCTCGGCGCGGCGCTTCTCCTCTTCCCGACGTTGCGCCTCCAGGCGTTTTTCCTCGGCGATCTGCTCCGGGGTCTTGGCGGCCTCCAGCGTCTTCACCTCCACGCCCTGCTCATTGAGCACCTTGCGTTCCTGTTTCGCATATTCGGGCGGGACCTTGTCGCCGTAGTGCACCTTGCCGTTTTC
The sequence above is drawn from the Thiohalobacter sp. genome and encodes:
- the rpmG gene encoding 50S ribosomal protein L33, which translates into the protein MAKAVREKIKLVSSAGTGHFYTTTKNKRNTPDKMQMRKYDPVVRKHVIYKEAKIK
- the rpmB gene encoding 50S ribosomal protein L28; translated protein: MSKVCQVTGKRPISGNNVSHANNKTKRRFLPNLHTHRFWVESEQRWVRLRVSGKGMRIIDKKGIDAVLADLRARGEKV
- the radC gene encoding RadC family protein; translated protein: MPIHQWPEADRPREKLLRQGADALSDSELLAIFLRTGVPGRSALDLARDLLREHGSLRALLDLPPERFCAGQGLGLAKYVQLQAALEIGRRHLRERLDRGDALANPDDTRRYLSARMRDYPVEVFACLLLDNRHRVLHYEELFRGTLDRAQVHPREVVRLALDRHAAAVILAHNHPSGVAEPSAADRAITERLREALGLVNIRLLDHIVIGDGETVSFAERGLL
- the coaBC gene encoding bifunctional phosphopantothenoylcysteine decarboxylase/phosphopantothenate--cysteine ligase CoaBC; its protein translation is MTTLTAKRILVGVSGGIAAYKSAELVRLLRAAGAEVRVVMTPAATRFITPLTLQALSGHPVRVELFDAGAEAGMDHIHLARWADAVLVAPASADLLARLAAGRADDLLTTLCLATRAPLLVAPAMNSAMWAHPATRDNVARLAARGVTLIGPAEGEQACGETGPGRLVEPPQLVAAVAGRFRAGLLDGVRALITAGPTREPVDPVRFLTNRSSGKMGYAVAAALAEAGASVTLVSGPVALEVPDRVRCIRVERAAEMAEAVRARLAEIDLFVAAAAVADYRPAETAPHKLKKRAERMALPLVRTPDILAEVAASTRPPFTVGFAAETEDLERHARAKRMLKGVDMLAANRVGAGEGFEVDDNALLVVWEGGQAWLPRAPKPQLARRLVRLIAERYRERREGAPGTPASTGDEKDTA
- the dut gene encoding dUTP diphosphatase, producing the protein MMRKIQLRILDERLGREFPLPDYATEGAAGMDLRACIDDTLELAPGETHLIPTGIAIHMADPELAAVLLPRSGLGHKHGIVLGNLVGLIDSDYQGQVFVSCWNRGSESFTIEPGERIAQMVFVPVVRAAFERVDSFTDSERGAGGFGHTGRA
- a CDS encoding phosphomannomutase/phosphoglucomutase, giving the protein MGIKLPKLSRRTAKTAEPAPANDDTTGEDLSEDLGRARYGLARLGLFIALMGVVGILATGFFFQQQAASTVAEARRHEIRITAENLADRIGALFAAHAEKMELLARDPVIIELASRRDPKLIATKEAELGYLFPEAVRVRILPPGLDEVDMSTSPPLSYAALDMLRQAETREAPPPAEVHLFGTPQQHINMVRRILNTSGRRIVGHLMVSFPLPLLQDAMNAPRLAQGYGEIWQLSSKGAPLTLATRGDRGLRQGPPSVREKIPGTRWEVAYWAMPGGLGESLTGVVIVGGSASVVYVLLLYLLLRWFGRVLRDDQVLLLGAVRDGMAGRLAERYEIQLRECVPALAGIRRLFGGGPAIGGGAIERAVNRAAADQAAAAPVAAAAPAADDGVLAAPVLDPDFDPAAAGDKVTLDPAIFRAYDIRGLVDRNLSPAVVYQIGRAIGSEAQARGESTLVVGRDGRQSSPDLAAALIRGLRASGVSVKDIGEVPTPVLYFAAEYLDTRSGVMVTGSHNPPEYNGLKIVLAGETLSGEAIQGLRERIERDDLASGSGELEAVEVVGDYIERIRGDVQVVRPLKVVVDCGNGVAGAVAPRLFEALGCEVVPLFCDVDGRFPNHHPDPSRTENLAALIQAVREQGADIGIALDGDGDRIGVVASEGEIIWPDRLLMLYAMDLLGRNPGAEIIYDVKSSRHLARIIRDFGGIPEMWKTGHSFIKARMKETGALLAGEMSGHIFFAERWFGFDDGLYAAARLFEILAGDHRSSSQVFGALPDAVSTPELTIPLAEGQPQALMERMMAEHARFLSDGEITTIDGIRADFPEGWGLVRASNTTPSLVLRFEADDEAALARIQGRFRAQLHAVDPNLDLPF
- the argB gene encoding acetylglutamate kinase, giving the protein MTLNADQARDVARVLTEAMPYIQRFRGKTVVIKYGGNAMVDEALKQGFARDVVLMKLVGIHPVVVHGGGPQIGRLLERIGKESEFIEGMRVTDAETMDVVEMVLGGLVNKEIVNLINRHGGCAVGLTGKDGDLIRARKLTLSRSSPEVEAPEIIDLGHVGEVASIDTSVVNMLVSGNFIPVIAPIGVGEDGRSYNINADLVAGKVAEVLGAEKLILLTNTAGLLDKSGQLLTGLDSARVDALIADGTIHGGMLPKIRCALDAVKAGVNAAHIIDGRVVHAVLVELFTDEGVGTLIRA
- a CDS encoding DUF4124 domain-containing protein — protein: MTAHFLLAALALALAMPADAGRLYKWVDENGKVHYGDKVPPEYAKQERKVLNEQGVEVKTLEAAKTPEQIAEEKRLEAQRREEEKRRAEAAAHDRMLLATFTTEDDMVMTRDGKIAAIDAVIKVTRGRIESLEESLAHYTREAAELERAGRPIPARLQDDIVAAKAQIQRYKDYIDAKRREQEAIRKQFEADIRRFRELKAAQEKPPEEAVRRR